One segment of Dolichospermum sp. DET69 DNA contains the following:
- a CDS encoding FG-GAP repeat protein has protein sequence MEPNINSTIPEDNINQLALVDPLVGTNTDINAANGDTKNDGFVIAGVNDDNLGYSVSNAGDINGDGIGDIVIGSPLSDPNDRSNSGKTYIVFGKNNFQQTIDPATFGVTPDFVINGVEQGDKSGRSVSNIGDINGDSIDDLAIGAPFSDINGDNSGAVYVIFGSKEANYFNNPIELSNLDITKGFTIQGGQSDDYAGLAVSSAGDFNGDGIKDLLIGATNPSDNGSGSNGAAYIIFGKKDGFSSDLNLANLDSNNGLKIISDDPNSFAYSVSDAGDINDDGIDDIILGAPYAQTNGNNSGSSFVIYGRKTNSENSATSNIINVSNLISSDGFTINGQGVDKSGFSVSNAGDINHDGIDDIIIGAKDGNPNNKEFAGSSYVVFGKQGGLDSTLTLSELNGTNGFTINGIAPFDNTGASVSALGDFNSDGVDDIIIGAINATNSSGQGYVIYGSKTGFDPTFELSSFDTPNYDGKKGFIINGVENSNLGYSVSGARDVNGDGVNDLIISAPFANSGAGEALVVFGTGTGSGTGTGTGTGTGTETGTGTGTGSGTGTGTGTETGTETGTGTGTGTGTGTGTGTGTGTGLTGTGTGTGTGTETGTETGTGTGTGTGTGTGNSLSSSEQNPIQRESLDLRGITGPVNVEFVVNREASYNNFVGFYRVTGDNGGIDTNGDGTADILPGQDGYTQAAINGRVSDIALSVNNGGTANFNNTLAGGAMYVPFIVVNNTINTSNPEAYFTFLGANSDGVDHVRVLGNNTFAFDDQRGGGDRDFNDIVAQVKLTFA, from the coding sequence ATGGAACCAAATATTAACTCCACTATACCCGAAGATAACATCAATCAATTAGCACTTGTAGATCCTTTAGTTGGTACTAATACTGATATAAATGCTGCAAATGGTGATACTAAAAATGATGGCTTTGTCATCGCAGGTGTAAATGATGATAATTTAGGCTATTCAGTTAGCAATGCTGGTGATATTAACGGTGATGGAATTGGGGATATAGTCATCGGCTCACCTTTGAGTGATCCTAATGATCGAAGTAACTCCGGGAAAACTTATATAGTCTTTGGCAAAAATAACTTTCAACAAACTATAGATCCTGCCACTTTCGGTGTTACTCCAGACTTTGTGATTAATGGGGTTGAACAAGGTGATAAATCAGGCCGTTCCGTTAGCAATATTGGGGATATTAACGGTGATAGTATTGATGACCTAGCTATTGGCGCACCCTTTTCTGACATCAATGGGGATAATTCTGGGGCTGTTTATGTCATTTTTGGCAGTAAAGAGGCCAACTATTTTAATAATCCCATCGAACTCTCTAACCTTGACATTACTAAGGGTTTTACCATCCAAGGTGGTCAGTCTGATGATTATGCAGGTTTAGCTGTTAGCAGTGCTGGCGATTTTAATGGTGATGGCATTAAAGACCTATTAATTGGTGCAACTAATCCCAGTGACAACGGTTCAGGTAGCAATGGAGCAGCCTATATCATCTTTGGGAAAAAAGATGGTTTTAGTTCAGACTTAAACCTCGCCAATTTAGATAGCAATAATGGCTTAAAAATCATTAGCGATGATCCAAATAGCTTTGCCTATTCTGTTAGCGATGCTGGAGATATCAACGATGATGGTATTGATGATATCATTCTTGGTGCGCCCTATGCTCAGACCAATGGTAATAACTCTGGAAGCAGTTTTGTTATTTATGGACGGAAGACTAACTCCGAAAACTCCGCTACTTCCAATATTATCAACGTCTCTAATCTGATTAGCAGTGATGGCTTTACCATCAATGGACAAGGTGTTGATAAATCCGGCTTCTCTGTTAGCAATGCGGGAGATATCAACCATGATGGTATTGATGACATCATTATTGGGGCAAAAGATGGAAACCCTAATAATAAAGAATTTGCTGGCAGCAGCTATGTAGTATTTGGTAAACAGGGCGGTTTAGATTCGACCTTAACCCTCTCTGAGCTAAATGGCACAAATGGCTTTACCATCAATGGTATTGCTCCCTTTGACAACACCGGCGCGTCTGTCAGTGCTTTAGGAGATTTTAACAGTGATGGTGTTGATGACATTATTATTGGGGCAATAAATGCTACTAATAGTTCTGGACAAGGCTATGTCATTTATGGCAGCAAAACAGGCTTTGATCCTACCTTTGAACTCTCAAGTTTCGACACACCTAACTACGACGGTAAAAAGGGCTTTATAATTAACGGCGTTGAAAATAGTAACTTAGGTTACTCAGTCAGTGGTGCTAGAGATGTCAATGGTGACGGTGTTAACGATTTGATTATTAGCGCACCCTTTGCTAATTCCGGAGCAGGTGAAGCATTAGTGGTGTTTGGAACTGGAACTGGGTCTGGAACTGGAACTGGAACTGGAACTGGAACTGGAACTGAAACTGGGACTGGGACTGGAACTGGGTCTGGAACTGGGACTGGAACTGGAACTGAAACTGGGACTGAAACTGGAACTGGGACTGGGACTGGAACTGGGACTGGGACTGGAACTGGAACTGGAACTGGAACTGGACTGACTGGAACTGGAACTGGAACTGGAACTGGAACTGAAACTGGAACTGAAACTGGAACTGGAACTGGAACTGGAACTGGAACTGGAACTGGTAACTCTTTGAGTTCATCTGAGCAAAATCCAATACAAAGGGAATCGCTAGATTTACGGGGTATTACTGGTCCAGTAAACGTTGAATTTGTAGTTAACAGAGAAGCAAGTTACAACAATTTTGTTGGCTTCTACCGCGTGACTGGTGATAATGGCGGTATTGATACCAATGGTGATGGTACGGCTGATATCCTCCCAGGACAGGATGGTTATACTCAAGCAGCTATTAATGGCCGTGTTTCTGACATTGCTTTAAGTGTGAACAACGGTGGAACAGCAAATTTCAATAATACTCTTGCAGGTGGTGCTATGTATGTACCATTTATTGTAGTGAATAATACAATAAATACCAGTAACCCAGAAGCTTACTTCACCTTCTTGGGTGCTAACTCAGATGGTGTTGATCATGTGCGGGTTTTAGGTAATAATACCTTTGCTTTCGATGATCAACGTGGTGGTGGTGACAGAGATTTTAATGATATAGTTGCTCAAGTCAAATTGACTTTTGCTTAA
- a CDS encoding glycosyltransferase, protein MAAILLSSTLLSLVIWLFLLLFWGQFWRVDQQLEVNKDIDITTLPTVCVIVPARNEADVIPISLRSLLLQDYPGNFTIFLVDDGSSDGTANFAQGVAYALDKTQQLQIVSSTSLPTGWTGKLWAMEQGVQTASKLKPDYFLLTDADIEHDPSNLRRLVAKAETQKLDLVSIMVRLRCQSFWEQLLIPAFVFFFQKLYPFTWVNNPKKAIAAAAGGCILIHREALNRIGGLQIIRQALIDDCSLAKAVKSNHGKIWLGLSTSTISLRPYDSLKTIWDMVARSAYTQLNYSPLLLVGSLLGMTLVYLLPPIGIILGAVLGNWMITLSAFIAYLLMTFAYFPMIRFYKCSPSFAFSLPIIAFLYTLMTVDSALQHWQGRGGTWKGRVFQNK, encoded by the coding sequence ATGGCAGCAATTTTATTGAGTTCTACACTTCTATCCTTAGTCATTTGGTTATTTTTACTCTTATTTTGGGGGCAATTTTGGCGAGTTGATCAGCAATTAGAAGTAAATAAAGATATTGATATCACCACTTTGCCAACTGTGTGCGTAATAGTTCCAGCCCGAAACGAAGCCGATGTAATTCCCATTAGCTTGCGATCGCTCCTCCTCCAAGACTATCCTGGTAATTTCACCATCTTCTTGGTAGATGACGGGAGTAGCGATGGTACAGCCAATTTTGCCCAAGGAGTAGCCTACGCCCTCGACAAAACGCAACAATTGCAGATTGTATCTAGCACCTCATTACCTACAGGTTGGACAGGAAAATTGTGGGCAATGGAACAAGGTGTACAAACAGCCAGTAAATTGAAACCAGACTATTTTTTACTGACTGACGCAGATATAGAACATGATCCCAGCAACTTACGCCGCTTAGTTGCCAAAGCCGAAACACAGAAATTAGACCTCGTATCCATCATGGTACGCTTGCGTTGTCAAAGCTTTTGGGAACAACTATTAATTCCTGCTTTTGTCTTTTTCTTCCAAAAACTTTACCCCTTTACCTGGGTAAATAACCCCAAAAAAGCGATCGCCGCTGCTGCTGGAGGTTGTATCTTAATTCACAGAGAAGCCCTGAATAGAATTGGAGGACTACAAATTATTCGTCAGGCTTTAATTGATGACTGTTCCCTAGCCAAAGCCGTCAAATCCAATCATGGAAAAATCTGGTTAGGACTCAGCACCTCCACAATTAGCTTACGTCCTTATGATTCCCTGAAAACAATTTGGGATATGGTAGCCCGCAGCGCCTATACCCAACTAAATTATTCCCCTTTATTACTAGTAGGGAGTTTGTTGGGAATGACATTAGTTTATTTATTACCACCAATAGGAATTATTTTGGGTGCGGTGTTGGGGAATTGGATGATCACCCTGTCCGCTTTCATCGCATATCTACTCATGACTTTCGCTTATTTCCCAATGATTCGCTTTTATAAATGTTCTCCAAGTTTTGCTTTTAGTTTACCAATCATTGCTTTTTTATATACTCTCATGACAGTAGATTCAGCATTACAACATTGGCAAGGGCGTGGGGGTACATGGAAAGGTAGAGTATTTCAAAACAAGTAG
- the shc gene encoding squalene--hopene cyclase yields the protein MQTQDRAKVKQVVDAITASQQHLLSIQNPDGYWWAELESNVTITSEAVLLHKIWGTDKTRPLHKVENYLRSQQREHGGWELFYGDGGDLNTTVEAYMALRLLGVPATDPVMVKAKSLILAKGGISKTRIFTKLHLALIGCYNWRGLPSLPSWVMLLPDNFPFNIYELSSWARSSTVPLLIVFDRKPIFKIDQPINLDELYAEGVDNVRWELPKNGDWSDIFNILDNGFKLAESLNFVPFRNEGLQAAEKWILERQEVTGDWGGIIPAMLNSLLALKCLDYDVNDPIIERGLKAVDNFAIETENSYCVQPCVSPVWDTAWAIRALIDSGFAANDPAVVKAGEWLIEKQILDYGDWNVKNKQGKPGAWAFEFENRFYPDVDDSAVVVMALYQAKLPNENLKKQAIDRALNWIASMQCKPGGWAAFDLDNDQDWLNWVPYGDLKAMIDPNTADVTARVLEMLGACNLSIQPNNLEKALDYLTEEQEIEGCWFGRWGVNYIYGTSGVLSALALINPIKYAGNINQGAAWLVKVQNTDGGWGETCFSYNDPSLKGKGDSTASQTAWALIGLIAAGEATGKLALDSIEKGINYLLETQKLDGTWDEIYFTGTGFPCHFYLKYHLYQQYFPLMALGRYQAIRY from the coding sequence ATGCAAACACAAGATCGGGCAAAAGTCAAGCAAGTTGTAGATGCGATTACAGCTAGTCAACAACATCTGCTTTCCATTCAAAACCCTGATGGTTATTGGTGGGCAGAGTTAGAATCTAATGTTACCATCACTTCTGAAGCTGTTCTACTACATAAGATTTGGGGAACTGACAAAACCAGACCTTTACATAAGGTTGAAAATTATCTCCGTTCTCAACAACGAGAACATGGAGGTTGGGAATTGTTTTATGGTGATGGTGGGGATTTAAATACCACTGTAGAAGCCTATATGGCTTTGAGGTTGTTAGGTGTACCTGCTACAGATCCGGTAATGGTAAAAGCGAAATCGCTAATTTTAGCAAAAGGTGGTATTAGCAAAACTCGCATTTTTACAAAGTTACATCTGGCTTTAATTGGCTGTTATAATTGGCGCGGACTGCCTTCTTTACCATCTTGGGTAATGTTGCTTCCCGATAATTTTCCTTTCAATATTTATGAACTTTCGAGTTGGGCGCGTTCTAGCACTGTGCCATTATTAATTGTTTTTGATCGTAAACCTATTTTTAAAATTGATCAGCCAATTAATTTAGATGAATTATATGCAGAGGGTGTGGATAATGTTCGTTGGGAATTACCAAAAAATGGTGATTGGTCGGATATATTTAACATTCTGGATAATGGTTTTAAATTAGCAGAAAGTCTGAATTTTGTTCCTTTCAGAAATGAAGGTCTTCAAGCGGCAGAAAAGTGGATTTTAGAACGTCAAGAAGTTACAGGTGATTGGGGGGGAATTATTCCCGCTATGTTAAATTCTCTGTTAGCTTTAAAATGTTTAGATTATGATGTTAATGACCCAATTATAGAGCGGGGTTTAAAAGCAGTTGATAATTTTGCCATCGAAACAGAAAATAGTTACTGTGTGCAACCTTGTGTTTCTCCTGTATGGGATACTGCTTGGGCGATTCGGGCTTTGATTGATTCAGGTTTTGCAGCAAATGATCCGGCTGTGGTGAAAGCTGGAGAATGGTTAATAGAGAAACAAATTCTCGATTATGGTGATTGGAATGTCAAAAACAAGCAAGGAAAACCCGGTGCTTGGGCATTTGAATTTGAAAATCGCTTTTATCCTGATGTGGATGATTCGGCTGTAGTTGTTATGGCTTTATATCAAGCAAAATTACCAAATGAAAACCTGAAAAAACAAGCTATTGATAGAGCTTTAAATTGGATCGCTTCGATGCAATGTAAACCAGGAGGTTGGGCGGCTTTTGATCTTGATAATGATCAAGATTGGCTCAATTGGGTCCCCTATGGTGATTTGAAAGCTATGATTGATCCTAATACTGCTGATGTCACAGCTAGAGTATTAGAAATGTTGGGTGCCTGTAACTTATCAATTCAACCAAATAATTTAGAGAAAGCCCTAGATTATCTCACAGAGGAACAAGAAATAGAAGGTTGTTGGTTTGGGCGTTGGGGTGTAAATTACATCTATGGAACTAGCGGCGTTTTATCGGCTTTAGCTTTAATAAATCCTATCAAATATGCGGGAAATATAAATCAAGGTGCAGCTTGGTTAGTGAAAGTACAAAATACTGATGGTGGTTGGGGAGAAACTTGTTTTAGTTACAATGATCCTAGTTTGAAGGGAAAAGGTGACAGTACAGCATCTCAAACTGCATGGGCGTTAATTGGGTTAATAGCCGCAGGTGAAGCTACGGGTAAATTAGCTCTTGATAGTATTGAAAAGGGGATTAATTACCTATTGGAAACACAAAAATTAGATGGTACTTGGGATGAAATTTACTTTACAGGAACTGGTTTTCCTTGTCATTTTTATTTGAAGTATCACCTTTATCAACAGTATTTCCCTTTAATGGCTTTAGGACGATATCAAGCAATACGTTACTAA
- a CDS encoding DUF2267 domain-containing protein: MEYTEFITHVQSLAQSESRQEAEVATRSTLEIIKQIIPSDEREKLAAEIPQELREYLHGGETEPIQSLNLQEFIECISQKEKVEPTIAVIHVRAVFAVVQLAVSPENFRKFYDYFSHDYEELFNISMINTVPA; encoded by the coding sequence ATGGAATATACTGAATTTATCACCCATGTCCAAAGTCTAGCGCAATCAGAATCCCGTCAAGAGGCAGAAGTTGCTACCCGTTCTACTTTGGAAATTATTAAACAAATTATTCCTAGTGATGAAAGAGAAAAATTAGCAGCAGAAATACCCCAGGAGTTGAGAGAATATTTGCATGGAGGTGAAACAGAACCTATTCAATCTTTGAATTTACAAGAATTTATTGAATGTATCAGTCAGAAAGAAAAGGTAGAACCTACAATAGCTGTTATTCATGTGCGGGCTGTTTTTGCTGTTGTCCAGCTTGCTGTTTCTCCAGAAAATTTCCGCAAATTCTATGACTATTTTTCCCATGATTATGAGGAATTATTTAATATATCAATGATAAATACAGTCCCTGCTTAG
- the ureE gene encoding urease accessory protein UreE — protein sequence MLTFTQRQLPNNDAIVTITLSLTAQERTRSRHKFILADGKEVFLRLARGTVLHDGDILTDENQSIYMKIIAEPEPVITVLAEISLLLRAAYHLGNRHVPVEITPTYLRLSPDVVLAAMLTQLGLEIKEEIVPFQPELGAYGNHSHP from the coding sequence ATGCTGACTTTTACCCAACGTCAACTACCTAATAATGATGCTATAGTGACCATTACTCTTTCACTGACTGCCCAAGAACGGACTCGTAGCCGGCATAAATTTATATTAGCAGATGGTAAGGAGGTTTTTTTGCGTTTAGCTAGAGGTACAGTATTACATGATGGCGATATTCTCACAGATGAAAACCAAAGTATTTATATGAAAATTATTGCTGAACCTGAACCTGTTATCACTGTATTGGCAGAAATTTCTTTGTTATTAAGGGCTGCATATCATTTAGGAAATCGTCATGTCCCTGTGGAAATTACTCCCACTTATTTACGCTTATCTCCAGATGTAGTTCTAGCTGCTATGTTAACACAATTGGGGTTAGAAATTAAAGAAGAAATTGTCCCTTTTCAACCAGAATTAGGAGCTTATGGAAATCACTCTCACCCATAG
- a CDS encoding urease accessory protein UreF — protein MEITLTHSHFLAILQFASPALPVGAYSYSEGLEMLIENGTITNVENLQYWLKSELVYGSIRLDAAVMVRGFYAVKSDDRSALKRWNLWLSAARDTEELRAASWQMGRSLMQLLGKLEPEILPMVNAVGYPGNYAIAFAIACAHWDINIQAALLAYLHSWANNLITAGIKLIPLGQTAGQELLLGLQPLLTSTVGEILTMADDDLGCCNWGLSLASMQHETQYTRLFRS, from the coding sequence ATGGAAATCACTCTCACCCATAGCCATTTTTTGGCGATTTTACAATTCGCAAGTCCCGCTTTACCTGTTGGTGCTTATAGCTATTCGGAAGGGTTAGAAATGTTAATAGAAAATGGTACTATTACTAATGTTGAGAATCTCCAATATTGGCTAAAATCTGAGTTAGTTTATGGCTCAATTCGTCTAGATGCGGCTGTAATGGTGAGGGGTTTTTATGCTGTAAAAAGCGATGATAGGTCGGCTTTAAAGCGGTGGAATTTATGGTTATCAGCCGCCAGAGATACGGAGGAATTACGGGCTGCTAGTTGGCAAATGGGACGGTCTCTGATGCAATTATTAGGTAAGCTAGAACCGGAAATTTTGCCTATGGTTAATGCTGTGGGTTATCCTGGCAATTATGCGATCGCTTTTGCCATAGCTTGCGCTCATTGGGATATAAATATTCAAGCTGCTTTATTAGCATACTTACACAGTTGGGCAAATAATTTAATTACGGCTGGGATTAAACTTATTCCTCTCGGACAAACTGCGGGACAAGAGTTATTACTGGGTTTACAACCTTTATTAACTTCTACTGTGGGGGAAATTCTCACAATGGCAGATGATGATTTGGGATGTTGTAATTGGGGTTTGTCTTTAGCAAGTATGCAGCACGAAACCCAGTATACTAGATTGTTTAGGAGTTAA
- the ureG gene encoding urease accessory protein UreG — protein sequence MTALRVGVAGPVGSGKTALVDALCKGLREKYQLAVVTNDIYTQEDAQFLVRSQALSSDRILGVETGGCPHTAIREDASMNLAAIEQLEEKFTDLDLVFLESGGDNLAATFSPELVDLTIYVIDVAAGDKIPRKGGPGITKSDLLVINKTDLAPYVGADLNVMERDAKKMRGDKPFVFTNLKTQAGLGDVIHFVNAAIC from the coding sequence ATGACTGCTTTAAGAGTGGGAGTTGCGGGTCCCGTGGGTTCGGGGAAAACGGCTTTGGTAGATGCTTTATGTAAGGGATTACGAGAAAAATATCAGTTAGCAGTGGTGACAAATGATATCTATACCCAAGAAGATGCTCAGTTTTTAGTCCGTTCTCAAGCTTTATCAAGCGATCGCATTTTAGGAGTAGAAACGGGAGGTTGTCCCCATACTGCTATTCGTGAAGATGCTTCCATGAATTTAGCCGCAATTGAACAATTAGAAGAAAAATTTACAGATTTAGATTTAGTCTTTTTAGAAAGTGGTGGGGATAATTTAGCTGCTACCTTTAGTCCTGAATTAGTAGATTTAACCATTTATGTAATTGATGTAGCTGCTGGTGATAAAATTCCCCGTAAAGGTGGTCCAGGTATTACTAAATCTGATTTATTGGTTATTAATAAAACCGATCTTGCTCCCTATGTGGGTGCTGATTTAAATGTCATGGAACGGGACGCGAAGAAAATGCGCGGTGACAAACCTTTTGTTTTTACAAATCTGAAAACTCAAGCTGGTTTAGGAGATGTTATTCACTTTGTTAATGCAGCTATTTGTTAA
- a CDS encoding sporulation/spore germination protein: MYNYKQYLLSLLLVAFSTVISSCDTNNTANNPTPETTPNSKINTSPPKKLQKSPTPVVEPYTNNSNTKAISGKTTNVTVYTSDAQCQELIPKKADVSAQEPMNEAIGKIFKEQNTADFSVSGYRVNVKNGVAIVDLRVSPESKRQLSSLSSCEQFALFSSVRKTLISNSQWKIKDVRFTERGEDITL, translated from the coding sequence ATGTACAATTACAAACAATATCTTTTATCCTTACTTTTGGTAGCATTCTCCACTGTTATTAGTAGTTGCGATACTAACAACACCGCTAATAACCCAACTCCAGAAACAACACCAAATAGCAAAATTAACACCAGTCCCCCAAAGAAACTACAAAAGTCTCCAACCCCTGTAGTTGAACCATATACCAATAATTCCAATACTAAAGCTATCTCTGGTAAAACTACAAACGTCACCGTATACACAAGTGATGCCCAATGTCAAGAGCTAATTCCCAAAAAAGCTGACGTTTCCGCCCAAGAACCTATGAATGAGGCCATAGGTAAAATATTCAAAGAACAAAATACAGCCGATTTTAGCGTGTCAGGTTATCGTGTTAATGTTAAGAATGGTGTTGCTATTGTTGATTTGAGAGTCTCACCAGAGTCAAAACGACAATTATCTTCTCTGTCTAGTTGTGAACAGTTTGCATTGTTTAGTAGTGTCCGCAAAACCTTAATTAGTAATTCTCAGTGGAAAATAAAAGATGTCCGCTTTACTGAGCGTGGAGAAGACATTACCCTCTAA
- a CDS encoding type II toxin-antitoxin system HicB family antitoxin: protein MNNNDKKVYNYTVILEREEDGGYHAFCPLLKGCHSQGDTFEEAIANITEAVELYLESLMADHQPIPKEDYIVKPLSVLVSVTQP, encoded by the coding sequence ATGAATAACAACGACAAAAAAGTTTACAATTACACCGTCATTCTCGAAAGGGAAGAAGACGGAGGTTATCACGCTTTTTGTCCTCTTCTTAAGGGTTGTCATTCCCAAGGAGATACTTTTGAAGAAGCGATCGCCAATATAACAGAAGCTGTAGAATTATATCTTGAAAGTCTAATGGCTGATCATCAACCTATCCCTAAAGAAGATTATATTGTTAAGCCATTAAGTGTTTTAGTGTCAGTAACCCAGCCCTAA
- a CDS encoding MBL fold metallo-hydrolase yields the protein MDNISIDAVETGNELECLPYSVQHQDEGVCLLVRMGPHRILLDFGLTNISPIAHNLTESADSGTSPMPADLVLISHAHPDHCRGLLTLHQAFPLLPIYASEVTTKLLPLNWLEEEIPRISSFCQALPLRSPVEIRENLIVELFPAGHLPGAVVILLIYHTPNRDYKLLYTGDFFLSNSRLVEGLRLDELRGLNLDVLLIEGSYGTSRHVHRRNQENQLAERIHRAISATEIYERHSVILPTPALGLGQELLMLLRSHHHFTGRDLDIWVDGTVADGCDAYLELLPHLPASVQNFARHQPLFWDERVKPRVRRLKPENLATLGTSPCIVLTESSADLRKYCQANTGNWLILLPEKIDIKVNQEYLAPTKVESYLLAQHSDGPGTTQLIHNLRPQHVIFVHGSPSYLADLTCLEELQNRYHVHSPAAGTLVELPIGETFLQPAPPEINYEGELTELGTVITITLPDAVTADLRWRQFADTGLIEARWQGEDLVLRGLSPRELLNSNNLRPNSGDVACCGSCRHQRGQRCWNPAAPLYNFKVTLDGYCPAFERLT from the coding sequence ATGGATAATATATCAATTGATGCGGTCGAAACCGGTAATGAGCTAGAATGTTTACCCTATAGTGTTCAGCATCAAGATGAGGGTGTATGTCTACTAGTGAGAATGGGTCCGCACCGTATCCTGTTAGATTTCGGCTTGACAAATATTTCACCTATAGCGCACAATTTAACTGAATCGGCAGACAGTGGTACATCACCAATGCCAGCGGATTTGGTTTTAATTAGTCATGCTCATCCAGATCACTGTAGAGGCTTATTAACACTACATCAAGCGTTTCCCTTGTTGCCGATATATGCTAGTGAGGTGACAACGAAATTATTACCGCTAAATTGGCTAGAAGAAGAAATACCAAGAATTTCTTCATTTTGTCAGGCGTTACCATTGCGATCGCCTGTAGAAATCAGAGAAAATTTAATAGTAGAATTATTTCCCGCAGGTCATTTACCCGGTGCTGTGGTTATTCTCCTCATTTACCACACCCCCAACCGCGATTATAAGTTACTTTACACTGGTGATTTTTTCCTATCCAACTCCCGTTTAGTAGAAGGGTTGCGACTAGATGAACTTAGGGGTTTAAATTTAGACGTGCTATTAATTGAAGGTAGTTATGGAACATCCCGCCATGTCCATCGCCGCAACCAAGAAAATCAACTCGCAGAAAGGATTCATCGCGCTATTAGTGCCACGGAGATATATGAAAGACATTCAGTAATTTTACCAACACCAGCTTTAGGTTTAGGTCAGGAATTGCTCATGCTGTTACGTTCTCATCACCACTTTACCGGCAGAGATTTAGACATTTGGGTTGATGGTACTGTAGCTGATGGTTGCGATGCCTATTTAGAACTTTTACCCCATCTTCCGGCTTCAGTTCAGAATTTTGCTCGTCATCAACCCTTATTTTGGGATGAACGGGTAAAACCTCGTGTCCGCAGATTAAAGCCGGAAAACCTGGCAACTTTAGGGACATCTCCTTGTATTGTTCTCACGGAGTCTTCCGCAGATTTACGTAAATACTGCCAAGCCAACACAGGCAATTGGCTGATTCTTTTACCGGAAAAAATTGATATTAAAGTTAATCAAGAATATTTAGCGCCGACAAAAGTTGAAAGTTATCTTTTAGCGCAACACAGTGATGGACCGGGAACAACTCAACTAATTCATAATTTACGACCCCAGCACGTGATTTTTGTGCATGGTTCTCCTAGTTATCTGGCAGACCTAACTTGTTTAGAAGAGTTACAAAACCGTTATCATGTCCATTCACCAGCAGCCGGGACTCTAGTAGAATTACCGATTGGGGAAACATTTTTACAACCTGCGCCCCCAGAAATTAATTATGAGGGGGAATTGACAGAGTTAGGAACTGTTATTACTATCACTCTCCCCGATGCTGTGACGGCAGATCTCCGCTGGCGACAATTCGCTGATACAGGTTTAATAGAAGCGCGTTGGCAGGGTGAAGATTTGGTATTACGGGGGTTATCTCCACGAGAACTATTAAACTCAAATAACCTTCGTCCTAATTCTGGTGATGTTGCTTGCTGTGGTAGCTGCCGACACCAAAGAGGGCAACGGTGTTGGAACCCCGCTGCCCCCTTATATAATTTCAAAGTTACCCTTGATGGTTACTGTCCTGCTTTTGAACGCTTGACATGA